In Streptomyces durocortorensis, a genomic segment contains:
- a CDS encoding SMC family ATPase, with amino-acid sequence MYLHHLTVQAFGPFARTEAVDFDALASNGLFLLRGDTGAGKTSILDAVCFALYGTVPGIRPTHRLRSDHAPTGTRTQIILEFSAAGRRLKITRKPRQSYPSTRAKTGTATAEATVELHQQTSTPDGAAKWEPVSANHQDTAREIEAALGLSKEQFCQVVLLPQGDFATFLRSDAKDRAVLLRRLFDTGRFQELQAWLTNRSKAAQEDLNEVTSTLQQLGERIHQEAGPLLHQEGTGAEEPSRPHPQHPADILPWAQHLSARAQSAHATAVADEQRSDIEHQNAKTEHQRTIELANHQTQHAQAQARRAALDDKAADHPRLRSQLDAGRRAEQLRPLLDTVKRTALTLGAANNAEEDARLLLPDEHRDTSVPQLRDALEQHHAEKGRAEGLLPDEQQHTQLGVQITDLNAKEEQARADLEEDEQWLTAWPALEAEHTGRLADMTKAADQVPQHEQDIQTLNAHLKAARLRDTLSGKLVSAAKTETDRAAEALETKRLWLDLRERRLDGMAGELADELADGTPCSVCGSPDHPQPAQRQPDQPTREDEEKACTLHEQADTLHAQASSHRHGLATQHAEASGAAGPTPSDELKAQLTKVKKAYRGACEAAAALPSAQETLTRLRTEHDTRTQQCQAAQARVTECQARTKTLAQQQTALAHTLAAARGTATTLDERITELSRTAQNLSGAIDAAQKAAEAAARHRDATTTATTTAHDAGFPTLDQATAALQDPALLEQWSQELDQWGKDDAVVTDLLKTPTLLEAGPQPPADPQAAAKALTEAEERAKKTAADRQQADHRVTALTDLISTLKARLSDLEPLQARHALADRLASIASATTTANTLSMELEAYVLAARLEEIADAANIRLQAMTSERYLLQHTADKDAGRRGRLKSGLGLRILDTWTGTERETSTLSGGETFTASLALALGLADVVTQEASGRPLGTLFIDEGFGTLDEQNLQEVMDVLDQLRAGNRAVGIVSHVAELSRRIPSQLNVMKHRNGSTLRPLINTDL; translated from the coding sequence ATGTACCTCCACCACCTGACGGTCCAGGCATTCGGGCCCTTCGCCCGTACGGAAGCCGTCGATTTCGACGCCCTGGCCAGCAACGGTCTGTTCCTGCTGCGCGGTGACACCGGAGCCGGGAAAACCAGCATCCTCGACGCCGTCTGCTTCGCCCTCTACGGCACTGTGCCCGGCATCCGCCCCACCCACCGCCTGCGCAGCGACCACGCCCCCACCGGAACGCGCACCCAGATCATCCTGGAGTTCAGCGCAGCCGGACGCCGTCTCAAGATCACGCGAAAGCCCAGGCAGTCCTACCCCAGCACACGTGCCAAGACCGGCACCGCCACCGCCGAGGCCACCGTCGAGCTCCACCAACAGACCAGTACCCCAGACGGCGCTGCGAAGTGGGAGCCGGTCAGCGCCAACCACCAGGACACCGCCAGAGAGATCGAAGCGGCCCTGGGCCTGTCCAAGGAACAGTTCTGCCAGGTCGTCCTCCTGCCGCAAGGCGACTTCGCCACCTTCCTGCGGTCCGACGCCAAGGACCGCGCCGTGCTGCTGCGCCGCCTCTTTGACACCGGACGCTTCCAGGAACTGCAGGCCTGGCTCACCAATCGCAGCAAAGCTGCTCAGGAGGATCTCAACGAGGTCACTTCCACCCTCCAGCAGCTCGGCGAACGCATCCACCAGGAAGCAGGCCCACTCCTTCACCAGGAGGGCACCGGCGCCGAAGAGCCATCCCGTCCCCACCCTCAGCACCCCGCCGACATACTGCCCTGGGCCCAGCACCTGAGCGCCCGGGCTCAGAGCGCCCACGCCACAGCCGTGGCCGACGAGCAACGCAGCGACATCGAGCACCAGAACGCCAAGACCGAACATCAGCGCACCATCGAGCTTGCCAACCACCAAACCCAGCACGCGCAGGCCCAAGCACGCCGTGCAGCTCTCGACGACAAGGCCGCCGACCACCCCAGGCTCCGCTCGCAACTGGACGCCGGACGGCGCGCAGAACAACTGCGCCCCCTCCTGGACACGGTGAAGCGCACAGCGCTCACCCTGGGCGCGGCCAATAACGCCGAGGAAGACGCCCGCCTGCTGCTGCCCGACGAGCACCGAGACACGTCAGTTCCCCAGCTGCGGGACGCCCTTGAACAGCACCACGCCGAGAAGGGGCGAGCCGAAGGGCTGCTGCCAGACGAACAGCAGCACACGCAGCTCGGCGTCCAGATCACCGACCTCAACGCCAAAGAGGAGCAGGCAAGGGCCGATCTCGAGGAAGACGAGCAATGGCTGACCGCATGGCCTGCACTGGAGGCAGAACACACCGGACGCCTCGCCGACATGACCAAGGCGGCCGACCAGGTACCGCAACACGAGCAGGACATCCAGACACTCAACGCCCACCTCAAAGCCGCACGCCTCCGCGACACCCTCAGCGGCAAGCTCGTCTCAGCCGCGAAAACGGAAACCGACCGTGCTGCTGAAGCCCTCGAAACCAAAAGACTGTGGTTGGACCTACGCGAACGCCGCCTGGACGGCATGGCCGGAGAACTCGCCGACGAACTCGCCGACGGGACCCCGTGCTCGGTCTGCGGTTCGCCCGACCACCCACAGCCAGCCCAACGCCAACCCGACCAGCCCACACGCGAGGACGAGGAAAAGGCCTGCACCCTACACGAGCAGGCCGACACGCTGCACGCCCAGGCCAGTAGCCACCGCCACGGCCTCGCCACCCAGCACGCCGAAGCATCCGGAGCAGCAGGTCCCACCCCCAGCGACGAGCTCAAGGCACAGCTCACCAAGGTCAAGAAGGCCTACCGGGGCGCATGCGAGGCCGCCGCCGCACTGCCCTCAGCCCAGGAGACCTTGACCCGCCTGCGCACAGAACACGACACCCGCACCCAGCAGTGCCAGGCAGCCCAGGCCCGTGTGACCGAATGCCAGGCACGCACCAAAACCCTGGCCCAGCAGCAAACCGCCCTCGCTCACACCCTGGCCGCCGCACGCGGCACCGCCACCACCCTCGACGAGCGCATCACCGAACTCAGCCGCACCGCCCAGAACCTCTCCGGCGCCATCGACGCCGCCCAGAAGGCAGCCGAAGCAGCCGCCCGCCACCGGGACGCGACGACCACCGCCACCACCACCGCCCACGACGCCGGGTTCCCGACGCTCGACCAAGCAACCGCCGCCCTCCAGGACCCAGCGCTCCTCGAACAGTGGAGCCAGGAACTCGACCAGTGGGGCAAGGACGACGCCGTCGTCACCGACCTCCTGAAAACTCCGACCCTCCTGGAAGCGGGCCCCCAGCCCCCCGCCGACCCACAAGCCGCGGCCAAAGCCCTGACCGAGGCCGAAGAACGAGCCAAGAAGACCGCAGCCGACCGCCAGCAAGCCGATCATCGCGTCACCGCCCTCACCGACCTGATCTCCACCCTCAAAGCCCGCCTCAGCGACCTGGAACCCCTGCAGGCACGCCACGCCCTCGCCGACCGCCTGGCCAGCATCGCCTCCGCCACTACCACCGCCAACACCCTCAGCATGGAACTCGAGGCCTACGTCCTGGCCGCCCGACTCGAAGAGATCGCCGACGCAGCCAACATCCGACTGCAGGCCATGACCTCCGAGCGCTACCTCCTCCAGCACACAGCCGACAAGGACGCAGGCCGACGCGGACGCCTCAAGTCCGGCCTCGGGCTGAGAATCCTCGACACCTGGACCGGCACCGAACGCGAAACCTCCACCCTCTCCGGCGGCGAAACCTTCACCGCCTCCCTCGCCCTCGCCCTCGGCCTCGCCGACGTCGTCACCCAGGAAGCCAGCGGCCGCCCGCTGGGAACCCTCTTCATCGACGAAGGCTTCGGCACCCTCGACGAACAGAACCTCCAAGAAGTCATGGACGTCCTGGACCAACTACGCGCCGGAAACCGGGCAGTGGGCATCGTCAGCCACGTCGCCGAACTCAGCCGCCGCATCCCCAGCCAGCTCAACGTGATGAAACACCGCAACGGCTCCACACTCCGCCCGTTGATCAACACCGATCTGTAA
- a CDS encoding DEAD/DEAH box helicase: protein MPTAAIELRPHQKEAVTAAVKTLRTHARASVIAACGTGKTLIAARTTARVTPRGRVLVLVPTLDLLSQTVRSWHAAGHTGPAVAVCSARQAMEHPSAGNLPMTTKPAELSELNPPTGPVTVYATYASLPTVINAHRDHHLPPWDLVVVDEAHRTAGRLGKAWAGIHHDDQVPATRRLYLTATPRIWDPDTDHSDTPVASMDDETLFGPVAWRLTLSDAIDLGLLADYQILVPVIQNTDLRDWLATSPGAGADGLRLAGHQVAVLRAIHDHQLRRVLTFHHRVADARAFATTLPDTAAALPTDLQPEGLWSQWISGTHPPRTRRRILLDFATHTHPEQPAVLSNARVLGEGIDVPTIDAVVFADPKNSPVDTVQAVGRALRQTPGAGKKATLIVPVYLTPDEDPDDLLSADAYTPLWRTVQALRAHDERLTARLADPRTHRPTQGTEDPGGWLHFERPTQQEEVALALTLRVLNPKSAEWRRGLTAARRYHRTHHHLDAPQTYEDNDDYPLGRWLTWQRHLHTTGALDPARTQALERLGIIWNPQQHAFDRGLAHATAYTHHHGHLAVPVDHHHDGFALGRWLATQRKRAEDLAPARAQALEDLDPHWNPPWPLTWHRAYHAARRHHTAGHRLTDVPRDYNTDDGHRLGEWLHNQRLHPERLHPTQQRLLADLGLIQNTEPSPEKRKPAAHKPEQGLAAARAFHHREGHLDVPQRHVEVVDGEPVRLGQWISNARRRKERLPADRVRALDALNIHW, encoded by the coding sequence ATGCCGACCGCCGCCATCGAGCTCCGCCCCCATCAAAAGGAAGCCGTCACCGCCGCGGTCAAAACGCTGCGCACCCATGCGCGGGCGAGCGTGATCGCCGCGTGCGGCACCGGGAAGACCCTGATCGCGGCCCGCACCACCGCCCGCGTCACCCCGCGCGGGCGGGTCCTGGTCCTGGTCCCGACTCTGGACCTGCTCTCCCAGACCGTTCGCTCCTGGCACGCCGCCGGCCACACAGGCCCAGCGGTAGCCGTCTGCTCCGCCCGCCAGGCCATGGAGCACCCCTCAGCCGGCAACCTCCCGATGACGACGAAACCCGCCGAGCTGTCCGAACTCAACCCGCCCACCGGCCCGGTGACCGTCTACGCCACCTACGCCTCCCTGCCCACCGTCATCAACGCCCACCGAGACCACCACCTGCCACCCTGGGACCTCGTTGTCGTCGACGAAGCCCACCGCACCGCCGGCCGCCTCGGAAAAGCCTGGGCAGGCATCCACCACGACGACCAGGTCCCCGCCACCCGCCGCCTCTACCTCACCGCGACCCCCCGCATCTGGGACCCCGACACCGACCACAGCGACACCCCCGTCGCCTCCATGGACGACGAAACCCTCTTCGGCCCCGTCGCCTGGCGCCTCACCCTCTCCGACGCCATCGACCTCGGCCTCCTCGCCGACTACCAGATCCTCGTCCCCGTCATCCAGAACACCGACCTGCGCGACTGGCTCGCCACCAGCCCCGGCGCAGGCGCCGACGGCCTACGCCTCGCCGGACACCAGGTCGCCGTCCTCAGAGCCATCCACGACCACCAGCTGCGCCGCGTCCTGACCTTCCACCACCGCGTGGCCGACGCCCGCGCGTTCGCCACCACCCTCCCCGACACCGCAGCCGCCCTCCCCACAGACCTGCAACCCGAAGGCCTCTGGTCGCAATGGATCAGCGGCACCCACCCGCCCCGCACCCGCCGCCGCATCCTCCTCGACTTCGCCACCCACACCCACCCCGAACAACCCGCCGTCCTGTCCAACGCCCGCGTCCTGGGCGAAGGCATCGACGTCCCCACCATCGACGCCGTCGTCTTCGCCGACCCCAAGAACAGCCCCGTCGACACCGTCCAAGCCGTCGGCCGCGCCCTACGACAAACCCCCGGCGCCGGAAAAAAAGCCACCCTCATCGTCCCCGTTTACCTCACCCCCGACGAAGACCCCGACGACCTCCTCAGCGCCGACGCCTACACCCCCCTCTGGCGCACCGTCCAAGCCCTGCGCGCCCACGACGAACGCCTCACCGCACGCCTCGCCGACCCCCGCACCCACCGCCCCACCCAAGGGACCGAAGACCCGGGAGGCTGGCTCCACTTCGAACGTCCCACCCAGCAAGAGGAAGTCGCCCTCGCCCTCACCCTGCGCGTCCTCAACCCGAAAAGCGCCGAATGGCGCCGCGGCCTCACCGCCGCCCGCCGGTACCACCGCACCCACCACCACCTCGACGCCCCCCAGACCTACGAAGACAACGACGACTACCCGCTCGGCCGCTGGCTCACCTGGCAACGCCACCTCCACACCACCGGCGCCCTCGACCCCGCCCGCACCCAAGCCCTCGAACGCCTCGGCATCATCTGGAACCCCCAGCAGCACGCCTTCGACCGCGGCCTCGCCCACGCCACCGCCTACACCCATCACCACGGCCACCTGGCCGTTCCCGTCGACCACCACCACGACGGATTCGCCCTCGGCCGGTGGCTGGCCACCCAACGCAAACGAGCCGAGGACCTTGCACCCGCCCGCGCTCAAGCCCTCGAGGACCTCGATCCGCACTGGAATCCGCCCTGGCCCCTGACCTGGCATCGCGCCTATCACGCTGCCCGCAGACATCACACGGCCGGCCACCGTCTGACCGACGTGCCCCGCGACTACAACACCGATGACGGACACCGCCTGGGGGAGTGGCTGCACAACCAGCGCCTCCATCCCGAGCGCTTGCACCCCACCCAGCAGCGTCTCCTGGCTGATCTCGGCCTGATCCAGAATACCGAGCCGTCCCCGGAGAAACGGAAACCGGCCGCCCACAAGCCAGAGCAGGGCCTGGCTGCCGCCCGCGCCTTCCACCATCGGGAAGGGCACCTCGATGTTCCCCAGCGCCACGTCGAAGTCGTCGATGGGGAACCCGTACGTCTCGGGCAGTGGATCAGCAACGCCCGCCGCCGCAAAGAGCGCCTCCCCGCAGACCGGGTCCGCGCACTCGATGCCTTGAACATTCACTGGTAG
- a CDS encoding DUF6879 family protein, with translation MKLISSAERNQLFESFAHDAFHLELRDDYPVPNEEGPYESWLNGTGDDSSSMAPWTQLMKRVTDTGKTVRRVRVVTEPHSSYIRWEYATTYVNEEAGETIRWLPRHKLPADLGLLHQ, from the coding sequence GTGAAGCTGATCTCCAGCGCCGAGCGCAACCAGCTCTTTGAGAGCTTCGCGCACGACGCCTTCCACTTGGAGCTGAGGGACGACTACCCAGTCCCGAACGAGGAGGGCCCGTACGAGAGCTGGCTCAACGGGACAGGTGACGACTCCTCGTCCATGGCACCGTGGACACAGCTCATGAAGCGCGTCACCGACACAGGGAAGACAGTGCGACGGGTGCGGGTCGTCACTGAGCCGCACAGCTCCTACATCCGGTGGGAGTACGCCACCACGTACGTCAACGAAGAGGCCGGCGAGACAATCCGATGGCTGCCACGCCACAAGCTGCCCGCGGACCTGGGACTGCTGCACCAGTAG
- a CDS encoding IS3 family transposase (programmed frameshift), which produces MPKPYPREFREDVVRVARNREPGVTLEQIAADFGVHPITLSKWLRRADTDEGARPATASGESAELREARKRIRLLEQENEVLRRAAAYLSQANLPKMMSPLVRELAAAAAPHRVPVAVTCRVLKLARQPYYRWLDRPVTDAELSEAYRANALFDAHRDDPEFGHRFLLDEARAAGEAMAERTAWRICRDNGWWSAFGKRRGRGKNAKSGPPVHDDLVRRDFTADGPNRLWLTDITEHATGEGKLYLCAVKDVYSGRIVGYSIDARMESRLAVAALESAVARRGQVAGCVVHSDRGSQFRSRKVAAVLTRHGLVGSMGRVGAAGDNAAMESFFALLQKNVLDRRTWATRQELRIAIVTWIERTYHRRRRQRRLARLTPVEYETIMTPPAALAA; this is translated from the exons GTGCCCAAGCCGTATCCGAGGGAGTTCCGCGAGGACGTCGTGCGGGTCGCGCGCAACCGTGAGCCCGGCGTCACGCTGGAACAGATCGCCGCCGACTTCGGCGTCCACCCGATCACGCTGTCAAAGTGGCTGCGCCGTGCGGACACCGACGAGGGCGCCAGGCCCGCGACAGCGTCGGGTGAGTCCGCCGAGCTGCGCGAGGCCCGCAAGCGCATCCGGCTGCTGGAGCAGGAGAACGAGGTCCTGCGCCGGGCTGCGGCGTATCTGTCGCAGGCGAACCTGCCG AAAATGATGTCCCCGCTCGTCCGCGAGCTGGCCGCCGCCGCTGCCCCTCACCGGGTGCCGGTGGCGGTGACGTGCCGGGTGCTCAAGCTGGCCCGCCAGCCCTACTACCGGTGGCTGGACCGGCCGGTCACGGACGCCGAACTGTCCGAGGCATACCGTGCCAACGCCCTGTTCGACGCGCACCGCGACGATCCCGAGTTCGGTCACCGCTTCCTTCTCGACGAGGCCCGGGCCGCCGGTGAGGCGATGGCGGAGCGGACCGCCTGGCGGATCTGCCGGGACAACGGCTGGTGGAGTGCCTTCGGTAAACGCAGGGGCCGCGGGAAGAACGCCAAGTCCGGGCCGCCGGTCCATGACGACCTGGTGCGGCGCGACTTCACCGCGGACGGGCCGAACCGGTTGTGGCTCACGGACATCACCGAGCACGCGACCGGCGAGGGCAAGCTGTATCTGTGTGCCGTCAAGGACGTGTACTCGGGCCGCATCGTGGGCTACTCCATCGACGCCCGGATGGAGTCCCGCCTCGCCGTGGCCGCGCTGGAGTCCGCCGTCGCCCGCCGCGGCCAGGTGGCCGGTTGCGTGGTGCATTCGGACCGCGGCTCGCAGTTCCGCTCACGGAAGGTTGCTGCCGTACTCACTCGGCACGGCCTGGTCGGCTCGATGGGCCGCGTCGGGGCCGCAGGCGACAACGCCGCCATGGAGAGCTTCTTCGCGCTGCTGCAGAAGAACGTCCTCGACCGCCGCACCTGGGCCACCCGCCAGGAGCTGCGGATCGCGATCGTCACCTGGATCGAGCGGACCTACCACCGGCGCCGACGCCAGAGACGCCTGGCCCGATTGACCCCCGTCGAGTACGAGACCATCATGACCCCACCCGCAGCCCTGGCTGCATAA
- a CDS encoding TIGR02679 family protein, with translation MPYDLPPGTKAARELLLKDPDRITDEDREALHTFFRGRIEEAKAKNTAATWEEQLSEVLDYTAWHQFVVKLDRTGGTDWQLLTKKLHGALSGGEKAIALHLPLFAAVAAHHEAVPHAPRLILLDEVFVGVDTTNRGQAFTLLSALDLDLMLTSDHEWCTYRELPGIAIHQLITGADGDDAVTSARSYGTAPESTPTTLPRPQHDHTNPSRPTEPTRPAPRVANHPQPPILRPPRRPRTPRTPRRRTMRSPRRPHGLGPPPRHPPHPHTHPPPSSPRRNQPSHLTEILTHIIGPLHDRAGDRHRRNNERAALWKWLDNHPTIHAQPALLAWTAHCRTTGLIDNSTTRTRDLLTSALTVLCALPASGEPLPHFAARLLHGNSHALDDGTRLSTLTLRALATLYDQDPPESAQQRRALWTRAGVADDGLSTTVLAAGLRPTGSGLLSRLTALSTEAGHATSLTLAQLRTPEDFGLPAGPVHITENPSIMAMALKRFGRRCPALVCTSGWPNSAAIHLLRLLAEKGATLHYHGDFDGEGIRIAAHVMDKTSATPWRMAATHYLDALSLTPRGPSIGRLTPVPWDPALTTAMTEHGTAVLEETVASGFLDDLAR, from the coding sequence AGACCCCGACCGCATCACCGACGAAGACCGCGAAGCCCTCCACACCTTCTTCCGCGGCCGCATCGAAGAAGCCAAAGCCAAGAACACCGCAGCCACCTGGGAAGAACAACTCTCCGAGGTCCTTGACTACACCGCCTGGCACCAGTTCGTCGTCAAACTCGACCGCACAGGCGGCACCGACTGGCAACTACTCACCAAGAAACTCCATGGAGCCCTCTCCGGCGGAGAAAAGGCAATCGCCCTACACCTGCCTCTCTTCGCCGCAGTCGCCGCCCACCATGAAGCCGTCCCACACGCCCCGCGCCTGATCCTCCTCGACGAAGTATTCGTCGGCGTCGACACCACCAACCGCGGCCAGGCCTTCACCCTCCTCAGCGCCCTCGACCTCGACCTCATGCTCACCTCGGACCACGAATGGTGCACCTACCGGGAACTCCCCGGCATCGCCATCCACCAACTCATCACCGGAGCCGACGGCGACGATGCCGTCACCAGCGCCCGCTCGTATGGAACGGCACCGGAATCCACCCCGACGACACTCCCGAGACCTCAGCATGACCACACCAACCCCAGCCGCCCGACTGAACCGACCCGCCCTGCGCCCCGTGTGGCAAACCATCCACAACCGCCTATCCTCCGGCCGCCCCGTCGCCCGCGTACGCCTCGGACCCCTCGGCGACGAACAATGCGAAGCCCTCGCCGACCTCATGGGCTGGGACCGCCTCCCCGACACCCACCCCACCCTCACACTCACCCACCTCCAAGCAGCCCTCGCCGTAACCAGCCCTCTCACCTGACCGAGATCCTCACCCACATCATTGGCCCCCTCCACGATCGCGCCGGCGACCGCCACCGCCGCAACAACGAACGAGCCGCCCTGTGGAAATGGCTCGACAACCACCCCACAATCCACGCACAACCCGCCCTGCTCGCATGGACCGCTCACTGCCGCACCACCGGCCTCATAGACAACTCCACCACCCGCACCCGCGACCTGCTCACCTCAGCACTGACCGTCCTGTGCGCACTCCCCGCCAGCGGCGAACCACTTCCCCACTTCGCCGCCCGCCTCCTCCACGGCAACTCCCACGCCCTCGACGACGGCACCCGACTGTCCACCCTCACCCTGCGCGCCCTCGCCACCCTCTACGACCAAGACCCGCCCGAAAGCGCACAACAACGCCGCGCCCTGTGGACCCGCGCCGGCGTCGCCGACGACGGACTCTCCACCACCGTCCTGGCCGCAGGCCTCCGCCCCACCGGCTCCGGGCTCCTGAGCCGACTCACGGCTCTCTCCACCGAAGCTGGCCACGCGACCTCTCTCACCCTGGCCCAACTGCGCACACCCGAAGACTTCGGCCTTCCTGCCGGACCCGTCCACATCACCGAGAACCCCAGCATCATGGCCATGGCACTCAAGCGTTTCGGCAGACGCTGCCCCGCCCTGGTATGCACCTCGGGTTGGCCCAACAGCGCAGCGATCCATCTCCTGCGACTTCTCGCCGAGAAAGGAGCCACCTTGCACTACCACGGCGACTTCGACGGCGAAGGAATCCGCATCGCCGCCCACGTCATGGATAAGACATCGGCAACTCCCTGGCGGATGGCAGCGACGCACTACCTCGATGCCCTGAGCCTCACCCCGCGAGGTCCCTCGATAGGGCGGCTTACTCCGGTGCCTTGGGACCCGGCGCTGACCACAGCCATGACAGAGCACGGGACAGCCGTGCTGGAGGAGACAGTCGCCTCCGGTTTCCTGGACGACCTGGCGCGCTGA